The sequence TTCAAGGTAATACACAAGGGGAAATGGTTTCGTCAAGAAAGACATTTTATGGGAAAAAACTTTTCCCATGCTAAACAGAGGAAAAAggggaaaaggaaaaggaagatgAAGATGTATTTTTATGAAAAAGATAAATTAGAAACGGTTTGGAGGTGGCAAAGTAGGAGGATTATTACAAGCACATTATATTCCTACTTTTGCTGATTTTTTGGAGTTACGAACGTGTGAGAGCCAATACGTCATTTTAGGTCTCTGCCCAATGCATTTCAAGCatctttgaagattttgacaCACTATCTGCACTATCTGTATCTTGGTTATATGATCAAGACCACTTACTAAAAGGCACGACTAGAATGTTTCTGGGTTGTTTAATATTAAGGTGACTTTCATTTTTTAGAACTACCTAGAAAAGCTCTTAGAAATTTGTTGTCGATAACATGTATATTCTCTCTTTTTGAGCAATCTTGAGCAAAAATTTGTTCTTTTAGCATTCTTATTTCAGTCTCTGACATCGCCTGTAGCTATATTCATAACCATACTGGGATACCTTAAAGCTAACTATTTATTTGTTGTTCTACCATGCAAGTTCCATCTCACACTCTTAGCTCTGCGATAATCAATTAATTCTTATGGCTCTCTTATGCCTATGTTTTCTCCTCCTACAATTGTTGCTCAAGTCATCCGGGATAAGAGAAGGTCCTATCCTTATAAGCGGGGTAGGACCGGTTGAATAAGCAGTAATTCATCTTTGTGTAGATGAAGAATGGGATACTTCCTCACAGATTGAAGACTTTAATACCAAGAACAATGCTACtgaaacataatattttttcCCCACCTCAATAAATTCCCTAAAGCATTCAATAAAATCTTCTCTTCCTCTATCTACCCCAGCCCCGGATCGGTCAGTCATGGGACTTTCTGCCAAGAATTGAGAGAAGATATTTCACTTTTACTCAGCACACAGATTCAGATTAGTCAGAATAGAACTAGACAGATCAATGTAGGGAAGGAAAGTAACCAATCCAATCCTTTTCAAAGAGAATTTGAATCCCCTCCTCCCTGCTTCATGCCAGCCACTCTCTTTCCTTTCCCAAGAGCCAACCATGGCATTcgatgcatcaacaatttcattgCCTTCCGCTAGCATTGGATTCAATAGCAAGGGTTATTCAACTAACACAGGATTCTGTTGCAGAGGAGAGCAGGAAAGAAACGATGGTTATTCTACTTGAATGTCAACCTGGGTATTCTGATTCACTTTACCCAATAAAGGGCTATGCGAAATAGGGATTGCTGCTTCCACTGTGCGACCTTCCTACGCCTTTACCCTTTCCCCTTTTGCGCCTGTCTTGTGAAAATAGAAGATTTGGCATTAGTTCGAAAATACTTTCTTAAAGTGACGAATCGGCTTCTCCCTGACAGGGCATTCTATGCATCTTCAGCATGATTTCTCCTGCTGCCTACTATCTAGCAACAATCCTTCCCTTGACCATAATCATGCTTAGGACACAGAATTGGATACTTCTTACCCCAAAAGTCGATAAATAGAAGAGTGAGGAGGAATTTTTGGTAAAGCGAAACTGATTAGATCGCCTATGGGTCGTAGCGGAAGAATTCCTCATCTGCGGGCTACTGGGATCTATTCTATTCTCAGGAAGGAATGAAAGGACTGACTTTCCTTACCTAATAACATCTTAATCTAACAAATAAGTGTAATTTGATGGTTCAAGGTGTTAGATGTAAGATTAATTTTTTGGATGGTTTCCTACTTACGTTGTCTTGCTGTTTTTTCTTATACCTTTCACTTATAGATCCTGAAGTCACACATTTGctgttaaatattaatttatactAGCTGCATATCAGTAGTCACACATTTTctgttaaatattaatttatactAGCTGCATATCTGTAACTCTTATACAACTTTGTGCTCTCATACCCAATCAATGTCCTAATTAGGTGCATTTATGACAGCCAATCTCAAAAGCAGTACAGTTTTACCTCTACGGAATTGTCAGTATATGTGAGCACTTTTTAGCATTAACTGCAGTAGGAGTATCTATACTATCACATCCTTTAACCTTCTGGTGTTTTGCAGTTCTTTTGGTTTTAAAAAGAACATGTTACTAGAGATTTATTATTGGTATATTCATCTGTGTTATAAAGTGCCACTACTAGTCCCTTAAAGCTATGAAGCAAGGCGAACGAGGTGTTATCAGTCTATGCACCTCTGAGGAATTCGACCAGAAATTTCAACGAGAAGTGGTCAATTCTTTGAATCTTACtttaaaagatgagaaaatataagaggaaaaaaagaataaaaaatgacatttttttatttgaatagttGGGTTTATTGTCATGTATGTATCAATGTTCtcgttgttgttattgtgttctttttcttcttatcgAGCTTGTAATGCCTATCCATCTATTTGTTGGTTGTAAGTAACGCCTGTCCATCTACTACTTATGCTTTTGTACTTCTTTGGTTTCTgttctttctttcttcattttcttcaaatAAAGGACTCCTTTTCTTCTAGTATGCAGGCCCTTTTTCGCTGGTATCTCTTAATTCTGGCCTTCTCTTTGCATATCCCCTCTACTCTCGTATTACAATTACTAAAGTAACGAAATATGAAACTGGGTGctgtaaattaatttattttacggTTCATTAATTGAAAATGAAAGTCCCTTTTAATTGATTGGAGTTATCTTCTGATGGGCTCGTGAATTATATTAATGATGTTTCTGAGGAGTTGGATCAATATCGTCAGTTACTGTTTTAACAGTAATTTCattgtgacttttttattttcGATGAACTGTGCACTTACATCAAAGAAGCGTGCGATTCACATATTGATTTTTACCTCTAAGTTTCATGTGCCTTCTCAAATTTGTTTCTTACAAATATTTGTATTGGTTCACTTTTTCAGGTTCAAAAATCGGGTTTGACTAATGGATGCTGACACAGCGAATAATGCATCTACTTCCACTGAAGGTTTTAACGCCAATGAAGTGGAGGCAGAATCAAATACAGTTGACTCTCTAGAAGTTTTGTCATCCAGTGGTAATGCCATGCAAGAAGTAAGAAGTGTTGGGGAGATTCTAACAAGGCTTGAACTAGACTTGGCCTGTTCCTCTGAGAAACTAGTTAATTTAGATGTACTTGAGATGCATGTGGCAACTAGAGAAAGTGACTTTGAGGCTTTTGCCTCTGAGAAGGAGCACAGTTCAAATGACATTGTTGAGAAGGCAATAGAGTTTGATCTCTTATCTGGGTTCCTGGATTCAGAGGTTAGGGAGCTAGGCGGTTTGTTATCTTCTGTTGCAATGGAGATTGACAATGTGCGGAAGGTGATATCTTCACGTGGCTATGTGGATGAGGCTTTCATTCTAATAGAAGAGAAGTTACATGACAGTGAGAAATCCCTCAAGCAGTCGCAGGAGCACCTTTTACAATTGAGGGCGCAATGTACCAACTTCCATGGGATTATCCTCAcctcccggggggaccaaaattgtgagtttatttttattttatgttaattttgaAGGGATTGGTTCCTTACATCCTGctatcattaaaaaaatttctttacatCCTGCTTGATGCTAAATAGCTTCTGAAGCTTCAGTTAAAGAAGTCTTGAGTAACGCTGCTCACAATCCACTGTGGTAAGTCTATTTCAAAGCAATGACAGGCTTCAGTGGAACCAAGTCAAAGTGAATGGATCACTTGAACTAAGATTCTACTTAGATGTTCTGGCATCATGGATGTacatttattatcatatttattgtcattattattattattattattattattgttgttgttgttgttgttgttgttgttgttgttgttgttgttgttgctgctgctgttgcggttgttgttattattatttcttctcgatAAGTGAATGCGTGTTAATTTCGTATTGAGcagtatttattttatgttttatgctCTATGCAATTTACTTCTCCCATGCTGACACCCCTTGGGCAGTGGCGGATTCAGgaatttatttcatgttttatgcTCTTTGCAATTTACTTCTCCCATGCTGACACCCCTTGGGCAGTGGCGGATTCAGGAATTTATTTCAGGGGgttcgaaaaaataaaaatataaatgtgtgaatacgtcaacaaaatataatttcaacGTATAGCAGCTGTATATGcgtccttttttttttattatagctGTACTGGACAGCTACTATAGCAGCTGTGCAAAacagatttttaaaaaagaagccTTCGCTTGTAGTGGGAATCAAACCCACGACCGAGGGCTGAAGGAGCGATTGAAGAAGCGGACATAGAACCACTGGGCTATCCAACAACCTTGTTTTCAggtggttcaaaattaatatatatacataaatatagattttctacgttatatatataacgtaatttTTTGCCGAGGGGTTCGGGTGACCCCCCTGGATACCATGTGGGTCCGCCCCTGCCCTTGGGATAAAATATGGATAAGGGAAGAGAGAGGAGAAAAGAAGAATATTTGCAAATATTtaatgtttttatttctttttgcccTGCATGTCTGGACCAGGAAATGTAGATTGCTGCTTCTGCATGAGGAATTTTGTTGCTATTATGTCCTTGACTTAAAAAACAAGTATTTTTGGGACATCAGCCTCTTTATCTAATCATACTTCGTGCTGATGCATCTTGACAGCGCAAGATGGCGAGGCATCAGACTACTTTAACGGTCATGCCGTTTTAACTCCAAAGACAAAGATAAAGATGCAGACTGTTGAGCAGCAGAGACACATTCTGCAGATGCTGGAGAAGTCTTTGGCCAGAGAGTTAGATCTTGAGAAGAAGCTTACTGAATCTAGACAAGTTGAACAAGAATTAGAAGTCAGGTTGCAGCAAGAAGCTCTCTGCATGGAGGAGGAAATTGAAGATGCTTGGCAAAGGTTGTTTGAGGGAGAGAATGCTGCTGAAGTCCTCTCAGGAATTTCAAAAGAACTACTGGGTCGACTCCAGATGGCACATTTTAATCTGAACGGTGTTGTTCAGAGAGAAAGCCACTTACAATCTAAACTTCAAGAATTGGAGGaacatttaaaagaaaaagacaacTTACTAGGGAAGTCTGAAAGAACTTCTAAAGATCTTGTGGATAAGGTTAAATCTCTTGAAAAACGGTTGGAGGACTCTGAGTTCCAGCTGTCCAATTATACGGCATCTACAAAGAAAAGTCTGAGGGACTCTGAGCTTCAACTTCAGCATGCAGTTGCATCTGCTGAAGCTAGTCAAGAGAAGCAAATCATGTTGAATTCTACAATCAAAGACATGGAAGACTTGATTGAGGacctaaaatcaaaattttcaaaagcaGAAAGTTTGACGGAGAGTGCTGAAGATAAGTGCATTATCTTGTCAGAATCTAACGCAGATCTCAATGAAGAATTAACTTTTGCAAGGAGTAGGTTGGCATGTTTGGAGGCATCGTTGCGCCAAGCTGAGGAAACGAAGAAGGCTACTGCCCGAGATATTAACTTCCGAAGTAAATTGATAACTGATCTAATTTTGCAATTGGCATTTGAAAGAGAGAGACTTGAAAAGCAGGTTTGTCACTTCCTACTGACTCTCATTCCTGTTATGACTGGAATTATCTTGATAACATTTACAAGCAAGTTTGTCACTTCCTACTGACTCTCATTCCTGTTATGACTGGAATTATCTTGATAACATTTCCAACTTTCCTTTTCCTCCACTCTATCCagttattttgagttttcttgtcTAATTGACATGATTAATGGGCTTAAACCCGGATTCAGGATTGTTCCTAATTGAATACTAGTTACTATCTGAAACAGCCTAGAATTATGTCTAATAATGATATGGCATTTGGATAACATCaacattttttgtcaaaatataattttattcagACTTTGTTGGAAGCTTAACAGCTTCATAAATTAATGACTTTTAAAATGCAGTTGTTGTGTGTGCAAGCTTGTCTTATAATTGAGGTGTagtctttttcctttttacttgTTTCGCCAACAATATCTGTTCATTTGGTCAAGTTTGACATTTTCTCGCTCTTTAACTTTTCAGAGTTTGTGACCATATAGCTCACACTATAATCATAGAAGTATTTTTTACTGTGAAAATATATGGATAGACCCACGCAGACGCCCCATGCAAACACATTATCGTTCGACAAAGAAGTGTTTTAAACTTCGTGTATTCTCGAGTTTCCAATGGTCTCTACAGGTTCACAGATTCAAGTTCTATCCTTGCTATAATATTAGCACTCCTACCGTTTCCAGTGCCTCCTTTCACTGAGCTAAAAACAATCAAGGTCAAGGGAAAGCAATGAAAATGGGCTAAAGTAGAAAAAGAATGTGTACACCAGAAAATTTTAATggtatttattgataattattacCGCAACCTTCCGTTGCAATGTTTGCTCTAATTGCAGGAAGAAATTAGCTGAAAAGGAAGAGTTGAAAGAGCTACACGAGACGTTATTGAGCATTATTAATTAGATTTGCTTGATATAAAAATTTAGTCAGTCTTACGAGATAGTTAGTATTTATATGTAGAATCTGACACGTGCTTGGCTGTCACAACTGACAAGTTATTCAGTTTCCAGCTTGGCCTTTGGTGGTTAAAGttggttatttattattttatttccttgtcagctaagttgcgcggactcttcaATTTCGAtaccgcacccgtgtcggattctctaAAAATACACTACTTTAGGAGATTCCGACACGCACCCGTTGTCATTTTTAAAGAGTCCGACCAACATAGCTTGCCTGTGCATGAATTCTTCACGGAAGAGAATTCATTTGGGCTAAAGGTTCGAATAAGGGCATTGTTATGGTTGCCtttctcaataaaataaaaaatagggcATTGTTTGAAGACAATATTATAATGGGGATAGTTGTATAATTTTCTCATCCAGATAAATGTTTTTGCTGCAAAAAATGTTCAGATAGCCTTGCTGATAATGGAAAATAAGGCCCAGAAGAAGCTTTTTCAGCAAAAGGATAAAGTTCCTTCGCCGTCTCCCCAAAGTGATGGCAAAGATACCAGGGGATCCGTGCCTCCGAAAGCCGAGTTTTCTGCTGTAACTTCTTCAAATGAGTGCAACGAAGCAAAAGCTAATTTCTCATCAATAGCTAATTTGGTACGTGCTTTACTGAGTCTTGTGCTTATTTTTACATGAGTCATATGCTCTTATGGTTATTTCAGTattctgacttgctattttagaTGCCAGTAACTTATTATTTTCTGATGGTGTACATCCCATATCAACCAAATAACCTTACCAGTGCCTACAAGTGAAAAGACCTTGAGTATTTCGTGTTGCCCCAAATCTAAGGTTATTTGGTTGAAAACTTAACAAACAAAAGTCGCCTAGCTCCGTTATGACATCGTTGTTTCTGTTTGTTCATTTTCAGGAGGAGAATATTTCTGGAGACTTTATGTTGCGCGAGTCGAAAGAGGAAGTTACTGATTCTTCAACCGGACTTGATGCTTCGCGGGACATATCTGCAAGGCAGCTTAATTTCAAGTATATCCTTACAGCAGTTCTCGTGTTTTTGATATCTGCAGTGGTAGCTGTTTTATTGCAGAATCAGACTAGCCAGCTTTGATAGTGCTCGAGATATTTGATACTCAATCAAGAGACCCTCGGCATTAGGCAATTCTCAGAAATCTTTTGGTCTACCTTCTTTGGTGTCTTCCCTCACTGCTTGTCACCAGTAGATATCACCGTGCAGAGTGATGTTTTTTTGTCCAGTTCATGATGATGAGTGTAACTTTGAAGTCCGGAAGAGAAGGGGCTGGAACTCGCTCATCAACGCTTAAAACAAGTTTTCCCTCCTCTTCGGGACTAAATAGCATTTTCTTACACATGCATAGTTTTGCCATTCATATTTTGTCAGCTTTATAGGTTAGCGTTCAGTAGAAGTTTGAAGGTACAAACAGTGGCTCAGCACATCCAACAGAAGAATACAGAAAATGGGAAAAGCCGCTGTAATAGGCGCTGGTCGCTGGCCTTAGTTCCCATCTATGCATAGAAACTCAGGCTCTCATGCTTTTACTTTTCCAATCATCTGTTTGTAAGCATAATTTGCCAACGACTCCTTGTTGCTGTTTTTTGATACTAAGAGATGAAGGCGAGTAAGTTCTACTTAGTTTTGTTAGTGGTAGTCCAGAAAACCTTGCACTTGTACACTTTTAAAGGCAGTGTTCCTCTCTCTTGTTTCTTGCCAAGTGCTTTAAGATCGTTTCTTTACGAAGTTAATCAAATTAGGGCTCGTTTAGTATGCGGGATGTGATAAGGATATCCCATGACTTGGGCTATCCCACCTTCTATATGGTCTAAGCTACTCCCACCAGTTTAATACAAATGGTGGCGTAGAATAATTGTAGGACTAGTTAATACTGGATAAAATAATTCTGCATTTTATCTATAGTTAAAGGGGGCCAACTGCATTGCTGAAAGACTCGCTAATGGACTCCCTACTGTTGGCTCATTTAATGTCGTTTGAAAGCCAATTTGCCTTAATTCTGTTAAGTTGCTTCTGACTGTGGGGAGTTGAATGGCCGGTCCACCTTTGACCTTTCTCATCTCTGCAACTTCTTTCCATATTACTGCAACAGCATGGCTATTCGATACAAATATGAAGGAGTCCTCAATGTCCAATTTGCCAAACAATTTAGAACTGGCTATATAAACAGGCTAGACAAAAGTTTAGGATGTTTATATAAAAGTTTATTAAAGTACCGAGTTTAGCAATTCTTGTGTCATTTTGGCATATTCATGCATCTTAGAGATTCCAAGTTGTGTTCTTTGTATCACATTTTCAGCCTAGAAAGGGCATATATTGAATGAGATTCACTGCAATGTTGCATCATCATAAATAGGGGTGAATAAAGCCATTAAACAATATCTTTCGTTTGCTCAAACAATTCTTGGTTGTTTAAAAAACATCTTTTGTTTGCTTAAACAACTCTCGATTATTTTTCTATGACtgcaatttttttcaaattcaccCAAATATCTCTCAATCTTCGTATTAATGTCAGCAGAATAATCCCGACATATCTCTCCTTCTTTGACCTCCTCTTGTTCTGCCATACTAtttctcaaaattgaaaaagaaaaccTTAACAATTAGAACGACAGTAGGAATTGAATTAGGTGtaatcaatgaaaataataatctaataaatttctcaaaataaaaaaaaaaaccttaacaATTGAAAAAGCAATAGGAATTGGATTAGGTGtaatcaatgaaaataataacCTCGTAGAGGGAACATGGGTGTGTAACTAGAAAGTGTTATATAATTGGTTGTCCATGTTACTTTGTACTCAAGTGGCACTACTTATTGCCCAAGTACTATGAGCTGCTAGCTAACGTCATGCTCAAGTACTGTGGCCTATATATACAACCGCTCCCGTTGGTACTTTCTCCATTCTTTCTTATTTCctctattttcttaaaattaaaagatataaattttgatcaatatttttggATATATCTCTTAATccaattgaaaaaagaaattttttaatttaaattacttaaacaaatcaaaaattgcAATTTCTATTCTCTCTGTCTCAATTTAGTTGGGTACATTTTAGTTTACACGgtgattaagaaatcataaattgaaagatgaattttactattttatcctctactcatattaataatatttattggGTATAGAAATGGACATTAAAATTGTAATTGTTCACATTTAATGTATAATATTAATTGTAgggggtgaaaatcattttctccccttaactttactttaaaaatgaaATTCTCCCCTCAACTTTCAACAATAAACATTCTCCCCCCTTTTTCCTACTTGTCTTTTTTAAATACCTGTTTTACCTTTAcactattaatttttatttttctttacctctttaaaattattatactttttatttttaatatatatagtgaattttttaaaataaaaataaaattattttctagacGAAAAAAGTGAGAAACATATATTAAGTATGTAAGTTAGTGAcgttctaaatgaaataaatgaccatgatactagtgaaaataacaaataaaaataactttataaacatattccaatgcatgtaatataataacatataacaaaaatggagatatattttctactaaattaattcaaaagtttacttatattataaatatatactccctctattcacttttacttgtcactatttcaCTTTTTGAGGTCAACCTGCATGAACTTTGACCaatattttaatgtataatttaatatttaaatttaaaatttagatgatcagaaaatatatgaaaaatgctaCAAGTTGcaatccttcttcatattaataaaatgaaaaaaatatatcttaaaatattgattaaaatttATGCAGGCTGACctgaaaaaatgaaaagtgacaagtaaaaaagaACAGAGGGAGTATATCGAAACTCatgcgcacacacacacatacacacacatacacttaATGCATGTAAAATAAGAGATAAGGTACAAGGTATCCCTGAACTATACATGAAGTTGCTATGACAGAACTTAAACTTTAAAGGGGGTTTATTACCACCTAAACTCATTTTTACTGATCTGGTTgtcaaatatcaaaatattttttttactcctCTTAGCCAAGTTAGCACGCAAAATGAGTACAAAAAAATTCTGATACTTGATCATTGCGCCAACAAAAAggagaataaaatataaaaaagatgatTTAGGCAATAGGACCCCCGTAAAATTTGCGCGTGTCATAACCACTTCGGGTATAGTTGAAGGGGAGGGGGAAGGGGGGATGAAAAATACTTGTGATTTATCTCAGTAAAATaacaatcattaaaaaaaaatttagcttTGTGACAAGTTCATTAAAaagattaaactaaaaaatttaaataaaaatatataaatacttgaataaagtaaataatgtaTACTATAAGAAGATATTACAAATGCCAAGGTTAAAATAGACATTGTCAAGGTAAAAAGGGGGAAAATGCTTATTATTCAAATTAGAGGGGggaatttgatttttaaagtaaacttgaggggggaaaatgattttcacccattGTAGGGATAAGATTAATATAGAGGGCTAAGGTGTATGGTCGAGTCGTAGTCTGTAGTTAGGAGGGTTTGGTGTAGCTTGGTTGGTAGTCTTAGGATCGGGGGAAGGAGGGAGAGGTCCATTGTTTGTTAATGTACTTTATTTTTGAGGATGTCGTATCTCTGTTATTTTAGCATGTTGCACGCTTTCGACGTTGTTGTCtactgtcctttgtcttgagccgggggtctatcgaaaacaacctctctacttcttcgaaggtaaTGGTATGAactacgtacattttaccctcccaaaccccactaagtgggaatatattattttttttttgttgttaattctATCCCGTTAGGAAGGGGAGGTTGAAGAAGGAGAAATATGTCCAGATTATTCGGTTGATATTGATACGAAAATTGAAAGGTATTTTACTAAGTATCGATTATAATAGGAGGAATGAGGGACTTAGGATAATATTAGGCTTCTTCAACCTCCTCTTCGTATCAGGATTGAATTGAataatttgttttgaattttactcctacaattaatattataattaaatgtgaacaattacaattttaatatTCATTCCTATACCTAATGAATATTATTACTATGAGTAAAGggtaaatactaaaaattatcaatcaatttataatttcttaatcacCGTGTAAAATAAAATGTGCTCAACTAaattgagatggagggagtataaattgcaatttttaaatttatttaagaaatacaaattatattttttttctatttgattaagaaatatatctaaaaatattgatcaaaatttatatttttaaatttaaaaaatagaagaaataagaaagaATGAAGAAAGTACAAACGGGAGGGGTTGTATATATA comes from Capsicum annuum cultivar UCD-10X-F1 chromosome 2, UCD10Xv1.1, whole genome shotgun sequence and encodes:
- the LOC107858715 gene encoding WPP domain-interacting tail-anchored protein 1 isoform X1 yields the protein MDADTANNASTSTEGFNANEVEAESNTVDSLEVLSSSGNAMQEVRSVGEILTRLELDLACSSEKLVNLDVLEMHVATRESDFEAFASEKEHSSNDIVEKAIEFDLLSGFLDSEVRELGGLLSSVAMEIDNVRKVISSRGYVDEAFILIEEKLHDSEKSLKQSQEHLLQLRAQCTNFHGIILTSRGDQNSQDGEASDYFNGHAVLTPKTKIKMQTVEQQRHILQMLEKSLARELDLEKKLTESRQVEQELEVRLQQEALCMEEEIEDAWQRLFEGENAAEVLSGISKELLGRLQMAHFNLNGVVQRESHLQSKLQELEEHLKEKDNLLGKSERTSKDLVDKVKSLEKRLEDSEFQLSNYTASTKKSLRDSELQLQHAVASAEASQEKQIMLNSTIKDMEDLIEDLKSKFSKAESLTESAEDKCIILSESNADLNEELTFARSRLACLEASLRQAEETKKATARDINFRSKLITDLILQLAFERERLEKQIALLIMENKAQKKLFQQKDKVPSPSPQSDGKDTRGSVPPKAEFSAVTSSNECNEAKANFSSIANLEENISGDFMLRESKEEVTDSSTGLDASRDISARQLNFKYILTAVLVFLISAVVAVLLQNQTSQL
- the LOC107858715 gene encoding WPP domain-interacting tail-anchored protein 1 isoform X2; translation: MDADTANNASTSTEGFNANEVEAESNTVDSLEVLSSSGNAMQEVRSVGEILTRLELDLACSSEKLVNLDVLEMHVATRESDFEAFASEKEHSSNDIVEKAIEFDLLSGFLDSEVRELGGLLSSVAMEIDNVRKVISSRGYVDEAFILIEEKLHDSEKSLKQSQEHLLQLRAQCTNFHGIILTSRGDQNSQDGEASDYFNGHAVLTPKTKIKMQTVEQQRHILQMLEKSLARELDLEKKLTESRQVEQELEVRLQQEALCMEEEIEDAWQRLFEGENAAEVLSGISKELLGRLQMAHFNLNGVVQRESHLQSKLQELEEHLKEKDNLLGKSERTSKDLVDKVKSLEKRLEDSEFQLSNYTASTKKSLRDSELQLQHAVASAEASQEKQIMLNSTIKDMEDLIEDLKSKFSKAESLTESAEDKCIILSESNADLNEELTFARSRLACLEASLRQAEETKKATARDINFRSKLITDLILQLAFERERLEKQIALLIMENKAQKKLFQQKDKVPSPSPQSDGKDTRGSVPPKAEFSAVTSSNECNEAKANLEENISGDFMLRESKEEVTDSSTGLDASRDISARQLNFKYILTAVLVFLISAVVAVLLQNQTSQL